Proteins encoded by one window of Chanos chanos chromosome 7, fChaCha1.1, whole genome shotgun sequence:
- the b3gnt2a gene encoding N-acetyllactosaminide beta-1,3-N-acetylglucosaminyltransferase 2a: MQRLKRKTNMLGLMMMFNFAIFIVVSMFRNSGPAKTGVRKSHVPANKFWKKSEISNAFWNREQQQLDNIYNPLFVTSNESGLEQSHAYRPNNTVPLEFCEPDHRVTTLIKDFDTLPQRFKDFLLYMRCRTFPVVKNASGVCSEPPFLLLAVKTLAPHFDRRQAIRESWGRAGLHGKYRVATVFLLGNTSSSDHYPDLSGMLEHEAAAHGDILQWDYRDSFFNLTVKEVLFLQWLSYSCQSARYVFKGDDDVFVNTRLMLTYLGGLSGTQARDLFVGDVITKAGPHRDPKLKYYIPESVYKGPYPPYAGGGGFLYSGSVALRLLTVSQHILLYPIDDVYTGMCLQRLGLVPEKHKGFKTFNIDEKYRENACAYQSLMLVHPRSPQEMIKIWSWISDPQLKCL, translated from the coding sequence ATGCAGAggttaaaaaggaaaacaaacatgttgGGGTTGATGATGATGTTCAATTTCGCGATCTTCATAGTGGTGTCGATGTTCCGGAACTCCGGCCCAGCGAAGACAGGTGTCAGGAAGTCGCACGTTCCCGCCAACAAGTTCTGGAAGAAGTCAGAGATCAGCAATGCTTTCTGGAACCGGGAGCAGCAGCAGCTTGACAACATATACAACCCTCTGTTTGTCACCAGCAACGAGTCAGGCTTGGAGCAGTCTCACGCTTACAGACCAAACAACACAGTCCCGTTGGAGTTTTGTGAGCCAGACCACAGAGTCACAACACTGATAAAAGACTTTGACACTCTACCCCAGCGTTTTAAGGACTTTCTGCTCTATATGAGGTGCAGGACATTTCCCGTCGTTAAAAACGCCTCTGGCGTGTGCTCGGAACCACCGTTCCTGCTTTTGGCGGTGAAAACACTTGCGCCTCATTTCGACCGTCGCCAGGCCATCCGTGAGTCGTGGGGACGCGCAGGTCTTCACGGCAAGTACCGGGTCGCGACGGTGTTTCTCCTCGGCAACACCTCGTCTTCGGATCACTACCCGGACCTGTCGGGGATGCTTGAGCATGAGGCAGCGGCGCACGGAGACATCTTACAGTGGGACTACCGGGATTCCTTCTTTAACCTCACCGTGAAGGAGGTGCTCTTCCTGCAGTGGCTCTCCTACAGCTGCCAGTCAGCCCGCTACGTCTTCAAAGGTGACGACGACGTCTTCGTCAACACCCGCCTCATGCTAACCTACCTGGGCGGTCTGTCAGGGACCCAGGCAAGAGACCTTTTCGTTGGGGATGTAATCACCAAGGCCGGACCACACCGGGACCCCAAGCTGAAATACTACATCCCGGAAAGTGTGTATAAGGGACCTTACCCGCCTTACGCGGGTGGAGGTGGTTTCCTGTACTCTGGAAGTGTGGCGTTGAGGCTTTTGACCGTTTCCCAACACATTTTACTGTACCCAATCGATGATGTTTACACAGGCATGTGTCTGCAGAGACTGGGACTGGtcccagaaaaacacaaaggcttTAAAACCTTCAACATCGATGAGAAGTACAGAGAGAACGCCTGTGCGTACCAAAGCCTAATGCTGGTTCATCCCAGGTCTCCTCAGGAAATGATTAAGATCTGGTCCTGGATCAGTGACCCACAGCTGAAATGCCTGTGA
- the commd1 gene encoding COMM domain-containing protein 1 — protein MADAESLKSLNGLLNGIAQKVYYGNTDITEDLLKNELYPDLSQEEFQALHEKMRGLLKSIASADMDQTQLEAYLTAQTRKQGGGGVTSDQAAALSRFWKTHRARVRESLLGQSRWEPSLRGLSWRVDLQTSSSKGESSNTPLALVELELGRTGEDSEFVCLEFDEVKVNQVLKKMEEIQQSIDSIVHHS, from the exons ATGGCGGACGCAGAATCTCTAAAGTCACTAAATGGTCTATTGAATGGAATTGCACAAAAAGTATATTATGGCAACACAGACATTACGGAGGATTTACTGAAAAATGAGCTTTACCCCGACTTGTCGCAAGAGGAGTTTCAGGCTTTACATGAAAAGATGAGAGGATTATTAAAG tctaTCGCTTCTGCAGATATGGATCAGACTCAGCTGGAGGCTTACCTCACGGCTCAGACACGCAAGCAGGGAGGTGGCGGGGTGACTTCGGACCAGGCGGCGGCTCTCTCGCGGTTCTGGAAGACCCACCGGGCCAGGGTCAGGGAGAGCTTGCTGGGTCAGAGCCGCTGGGAGCCCAGCCTCAGGGGCCTAAGTTGGCGGGTGGACCTCCAGACCTCCAGCAGTAAAGGAGAGTCCTCCAACACCCCCTTGGCTCTGGTGGAGCTGGAGTTGGGGAGGACGGGAGAG gactctgagtttgtgtgtttggagtttGACGAGGTGAAAGTGAACCAGGTGTTGAAGAAGATGGAGGAAATTCAGCAGAGCATCGACAGCATTGTCCACCATAGCtag